Proteins from a single region of Ziziphus jujuba cultivar Dongzao chromosome 1, ASM3175591v1:
- the LOC107404493 gene encoding polyphenol oxidase, chloroplastic: protein MATLSPTAPPATTTSSSSSISTNSLFHNKSQISLFNGKQKHCKFAHRVSCKSASGDQNHTTSSNDDQSSPLAKFDRRNVLLGLGGLYGVAGLGSDPFAFATPVSPDLSHCGAADLPAGAKPTNCCPPTSSKIIDFKLLSPTNQFRVRPAAHAVDDEYIAKFSRALQLMKALPDSDPRSFKQQANVHCAYCDGAYHQVGFPNLDVQVHNSWLFFPFHRFYLYFFEKILGKLIGDPNFAMPFWNWDSPAGMQMPAIYADPKSPLYDQLRNANHQPPTLLDLDYNGRDVPTSNQDQFSSNLTIMYRQMVSNGKSASLFFGRPYRAGDDTDPGGGAVENIPHGPVHVWCGDNTQPNLENMGNFYSAGRDPIFYAHHSNIDRMWTIWKTLGGRRTDITDPDWLNASFLFYDENAQLVRVKVRDCLDEKKLGYVYQDVDIPWLNSKPTPRKTNLSRSIGRVVKSLGVANAADTKLTPKSDFPLILDSVIKTAVARPKKSRSKKEKEDEEEVLVIDNIEFDRDVAVKFDVYVNDEDDLPSGPGKSEFAGSFVSVPHKHKHKKKLNTCLSLGLTDLLEDLDADDDDTVIITLIPRFGKGHVKIGGIKIEFA, encoded by the coding sequence ATGGCAACTCTATCTCCTACGGCACCACCAGCCACCACAACCTCCTCTTCCTCTTCAATCTCCACCAATTCCTTATTCCATAACAAATCCCAAATCTCACTTTTTAATGGAAAACAAAAGCACTGCAAATTTGCACATAGAGTTTCATGCAAATCAGCAAGTGGTGATCAAAACCATACCACTAGCTCCAATGACGACCAATCATCTCCTCTAGCAAAATTTGACAGGAGAAATGTGCTCCTTGGTCTGGGAGGGCTATATGGTGTGGCGGGGCTGGGCTCCGACCCCTTTGCCTTCGCCACGCCTGTGTCGCCGGACCTATCTCATTGTGGCGCGGCCGACCTGCCGGCCGGTGCAAAACCAACCAATTGTTGCCCACCAACATCCTCAAAGATCATAGATTTCAAGCTACTTTCTCCAACCAACCAGTTTCGCGTCCGGCCAGCAGCTCATGCGGTTGACGATGAATATATTGCTAAGTTCTCCAGAGCCCTTCAGCTCATGAAAGCTCTTCCCGATAGCGACCCACGTAGTTTCAAGCAACAAGCTAACGTCCATTGTGCTTATTGCGATGGTGCTTACCACCAAGTTGGCTTCCCAAATCTTGACGTCCAAGTTCACAATTCTTGGCTTTTCTTTCCCTTCCACAGATTTTACTTATATTTCTTTGAGAAAATCCTAGGCAAGCTTATCGGCGACCCCAATTTCGCCATGCCGTTCTGGAATTGGGACTCTCCGGCCGGCATGCAAATGCCGGCCATTTACGCCGACCCGAAGTCACCGCTCTATGACCAGCTGAGAAACGCCAATCACCAGCCGCCGACGCTCCTCGACCTCGACTACAATGGCCGCGATGTTCCAACGTCAAATCAAGATCAGTTTTCCAGCAATCTCACTATCATGTATCGCCAGATGGTTTCCAACGGCAAGAGTGCGAGTCTATTCTTCGGAAGGCCTTATCGTGCCGGCGATGATACCGATCCCGGTGGCGGTGCTGTGGAGAACATTCCGCACGGTCCAGTCCACGTTTGGTGCGGTGACAATACGCAGCCTAATTTGGAAAACATGGGAAACTTCTACTCCGCCGGAAGAGATCCAATATTTTACGCGCACCATTCCAATATCGATCGCATGTGGACGATATGGAAAACATTGGGAGGAAGAAGGACAGATATTACCGATCCAGATTGGCTAAATGCAAGCTTTCTGTTCTACGATGAGAATGCACAGCTTGTTCGTGTTAAAGTCCGAGATTGTCTCGACGAGAAAAAGCTCGGCTATGTCTATCAAGATGTTGATATTCCATGGTTGAACTCAAAACCAACGCCTCGAAAAACAAACTTAAGCAGGAGCATAGGGAGGGTTGTGAAGTCTTTGGGTGTAGCGAATGCCGCTGACACGAAGCTAACGCCGAAATCCGATTTTCCGTTGATATTGGATTCGGTGATAAAGACTGCGGTGGCTAGGCCGAAGAAGTCGAGGAGcaagaaggaaaaggaagacgAAGAGGAGGTTTTGGTGATCGACAACATCGAGTTCGACCGAGACGTGGCTGTGAAATTCGATGTTTATGTGAATGATGAGGATGATCTGCCTAGCGGGCCGGGCAAATCGGAGTTTGCCGGAAGCTTTGTGAGCGTTCCTCACAAGCACAAGCACAAGAAGAAGTTGAACACTTGCCTGAGTTTAGGGTTGACGGACTTGTTGGAGGATTTGGATGCCGACGACGATGATACGGTGATTATCACTTTGATTCCCAGGTTCGGGAAGGGCCATGTCAAGATTGGTGGGATCAAAATTGAGTTTGCTTAA